The Chryseobacterium glaciei DNA window AGGTAATTTCTCCTGTTCCAAGTGGTGCTCCGGCTCCGGGAAGTCATAAAATGTTTGAGAAAAACCAAAATGCAGTGATCAACAGAGTTTTCGACAGAGACGATGCTCCTGCTAAAAGACCTGTAACAGCTTAATTAAAAATAATATTCAATTAAAAAATAAAAAATACTCAATATGTCAATTTTAGAAATGAAAGTTCCTTCACCGGGCGAATCAATTACAGAAGTTGAAATTGCAACTTGGCTTGTAAAGGATGGTGATTATGTAGAAAAAGATCAACCTATCGCTGAGGTAGACTCAGACAAAGCAACGCTAGAATTGCCTGCAGAACAAAGTGGAATTATTACTTTAAAAGCGGAAGAAGGTGATGTGGTACAAGTAGGGCAGGTAGTTTGTTTAATTGATGTGGATGCTGCTAAACCAGAAGGTTCTGCTCCTGCTGCTCCAAAACAAGAAGAAGCTCCTAAAGCTGCTGAACCGGCTAAAACAGATGCTCCAAAACCAGCTGCACCAGTTGCTGCTCCTCAAACTTATGCTACTGGAGCTCCGTCTCCTGCTGCTAAGAAAATTCTTGATGAAAAGGGTATTGACGCATCACAAGTTAACGGACAGGGAAGAGACGGAAGAATCACTAAAACTGACGCTGAGTTGGCTGCTGTTCCTGCAATGGGAGGTAGTTCATTAACAGCTACAGGATCTAGAGCTTCAACGACTACTAAACTTTCTGTTCTTAGAAGAAAGATCGCTTCAAGATTAGTTTCTGTGAAGAATGAAACAGCGATGTTAACTACTTTCAACGAGGTTGACATGTCTGAAATCTTTAGACTAAGAAAACAATATAAAGAAGAATTTGCTCAAAAGCACGGAGTTGGACTTGGTTTCATGTCTTTCTTCACAAAAGCGGTTACAAGAGCATTAAAATTATATCCGGATGTAAATGCATCAATTGACGGAGATTTCAAAATTAACTATGATTTCTGCGATATTTCAATTGCAGTTTCAGGGCCTAAAGGATTAATGGTTCCGGTATTGA harbors:
- the odhB gene encoding 2-oxoglutarate dehydrogenase complex dihydrolipoyllysine-residue succinyltransferase codes for the protein MSILEMKVPSPGESITEVEIATWLVKDGDYVEKDQPIAEVDSDKATLELPAEQSGIITLKAEEGDVVQVGQVVCLIDVDAAKPEGSAPAAPKQEEAPKAAEPAKTDAPKPAAPVAAPQTYATGAPSPAAKKILDEKGIDASQVNGQGRDGRITKTDAELAAVPAMGGSSLTATGSRASTTTKLSVLRRKIASRLVSVKNETAMLTTFNEVDMSEIFRLRKQYKEEFAQKHGVGLGFMSFFTKAVTRALKLYPDVNASIDGDFKINYDFCDISIAVSGPKGLMVPVLRNAENMSFKGVEANIKDLAVKVRDGKITVDEMTGGTFTITNGGTFGSMLSTPIINPPQSAILGMHNIIQRPVAVDGQVVIRPMMYVAMSYDHRIIDGKESVGFLVAVKEGIDNPVEILMGGDERRGLEL